The proteins below are encoded in one region of Paenibacillus sp. YYML68:
- a CDS encoding helix-turn-helix domain-containing protein, whose product MRWNLYTKYLLAFIVMFSIPVAILGVFIYTGAVSALRTEIEETNLNRLHQAVELMDQQFLGLRDTTVLMSLNPDLSRYQLLNDTYASMEVIKEIQKYKASSSYFEDIFYHLYGSDQFYSSAGLFSTSSLIRDYYRSNKEASAHWMSKLEENKLPFVRPADPTHNTSKEIMTIGIPFPVRSVSPYGIVLFLFDSQRLYQLMAPILGDFRGAVFVFDENRNLLTSRTNSMVIEDRFMTELLDQAADSKQTSVVKELESTSVTWVKSEATGWTYMTLIPTDQFYQRVLKLTNLIWYVLLSLVLIGVAVAILLSRRFYKPVQQLISRIQLELEAAHPRINQEFDYITHSFESMSQSQQTLLDQMENQKHLIQDQFLVKLISGFFTAESDVRAFMKEHQIMLQGVSHFVLCFSAEDADAALTQELARSLSDYANEDMYAYPVESYQRGMFTCIVGVLKHPPEPSLAVDEAARELHRVIYSIAGTKPTISIGRMYDGFMGIHRSYIESLAAKEYELKFPSGSIIRYPDIVNWNEQESTRWYSADIKLTLLQSIKQGDEQLALESLKQIIAEINEQKSLLMTKCMTSDLVNSIFKLVHVQALPHKSETFKQLLNQQSMDMFESEIKSCIVTLCQLSKQRKDEEFSELGQRMMSYIHDHFLLYEFNLSQMADELSLSSSFISRSIKDLTGSTFTEYVFDLRMEHVKQELLHTDKSVKDIITGAGYVNVSYFIDRFKKKEGMTPGEYRKTGRQAER is encoded by the coding sequence ATGAGATGGAACTTGTATACCAAGTACTTACTTGCATTCATTGTTATGTTCAGTATACCGGTAGCCATTCTGGGGGTATTCATATACACCGGTGCCGTAAGCGCGCTTCGAACGGAGATTGAAGAAACGAACCTGAATCGATTGCACCAAGCTGTAGAGCTTATGGACCAGCAATTTCTTGGCTTGAGAGATACGACCGTACTCATGTCTCTGAACCCAGATCTATCCCGCTACCAGCTTCTCAATGATACCTACGCCTCCATGGAGGTGATTAAGGAAATCCAGAAATACAAGGCAAGCTCCTCGTACTTTGAAGATATTTTTTATCATCTGTACGGGAGTGACCAGTTCTACTCTTCAGCTGGCTTATTCAGCACTTCATCGTTAATTCGAGATTATTATAGAAGCAACAAGGAAGCTTCTGCGCACTGGATGAGCAAGCTGGAGGAGAACAAGCTTCCCTTCGTCCGTCCCGCCGATCCCACTCACAACACGTCCAAGGAAATTATGACGATTGGGATCCCCTTTCCTGTGCGCTCCGTAAGCCCTTATGGCATCGTGTTGTTTCTATTCGACAGCCAGAGGCTGTATCAGCTCATGGCACCGATTCTGGGTGACTTCCGCGGCGCTGTATTTGTATTTGATGAGAATCGTAACCTTCTTACCTCCAGAACCAACAGCATGGTCATTGAAGACCGATTTATGACGGAGCTGCTCGATCAGGCGGCTGACAGCAAGCAGACCTCTGTGGTCAAGGAGCTCGAGTCGACTTCTGTAACGTGGGTGAAATCAGAAGCAACCGGATGGACGTACATGACCCTTATTCCGACCGATCAGTTTTATCAGCGTGTGCTGAAGCTGACGAATTTGATCTGGTATGTGTTGTTGTCTCTGGTCTTGATCGGAGTTGCGGTGGCAATATTGCTGTCAAGACGCTTCTACAAGCCCGTGCAGCAGCTAATATCCAGAATCCAGCTTGAGCTCGAAGCAGCACATCCCAGAATTAACCAGGAGTTTGATTATATTACACATTCCTTTGAAAGCATGTCCCAAAGCCAGCAAACGCTGCTCGATCAGATGGAAAATCAGAAGCACCTGATCCAGGATCAGTTTCTAGTCAAGCTCATCAGCGGCTTCTTTACGGCAGAATCGGATGTGCGCGCTTTCATGAAGGAGCACCAGATTATGCTGCAAGGTGTCTCGCACTTCGTCCTATGCTTCAGCGCGGAGGATGCAGATGCAGCCTTAACTCAAGAGCTGGCACGCAGCTTATCGGATTACGCCAACGAGGATATGTATGCGTACCCTGTTGAATCGTACCAGCGTGGGATGTTCACCTGCATCGTCGGCGTATTGAAGCATCCTCCGGAGCCATCGCTTGCTGTGGACGAGGCCGCTCGCGAGCTGCATCGAGTGATATACAGCATTGCGGGTACGAAGCCCACCATCAGTATTGGCCGAATGTACGATGGCTTCATGGGAATCCACCGATCATACATTGAATCACTGGCGGCCAAAGAGTATGAGTTGAAGTTTCCTTCCGGCAGCATCATTCGATATCCCGATATTGTCAACTGGAACGAGCAGGAGTCGACCCGTTGGTATTCTGCCGACATTAAGCTCACTCTGCTTCAGTCGATTAAACAAGGTGACGAGCAGCTGGCTCTCGAGTCCTTGAAGCAGATTATCGCGGAGATTAATGAACAGAAATCACTTCTGATGACCAAATGTATGACATCTGATCTCGTTAATTCCATATTCAAGCTGGTTCATGTACAGGCATTGCCGCATAAGTCAGAGACGTTCAAGCAGCTTCTGAACCAGCAGTCTATGGATATGTTTGAGTCGGAAATTAAAAGCTGCATTGTAACACTGTGCCAGCTTTCTAAGCAGCGGAAGGATGAGGAGTTCTCTGAGCTAGGTCAGCGAATGATGTCGTATATTCATGATCACTTCTTGTTATACGAGTTTAATTTAAGCCAGATGGCAGATGAGCTCTCGCTTTCTTCATCCTTCATCAGCCGTTCGATTAAGGATTTAACCGGATCTACCTTTACGGAATATGTGTTTGATCTTCGAATGGAGCATGTGAAGCAAGAGCTGCTGCATACCGATAAGTCCGTGAAGGACATTATAACCGGAGCTGGTTACGTGAATGTGTCCTACTTCATCGATCGATTCAAGAAGAAGGAAGGCATGACGCCGGGGGAGTATCGCAAGACAGGAAGACAAGCGGAGAGGTGA
- a CDS encoding energy-coupling factor transporter transmembrane component T: MHHSGFRALHPLPSFIYFTGVMLLSMLLLHPVFLTASALLLVAVGYRLAAFTSLLRTVGPLLALGVVLFVLNPLFSHRGEHILFYMWEQPITLEAVCFGLTIGLSTLSLMLVFLSYSKVMSSDKFLYLFASIWPKGSLVVVMGMRFVPLLKDRLRAISHTQQTKGIGITEGPLRKRASDGMKLLQILLTWSLEDALQTADSMKARGFGMRTRSTYRTYRMRSKDWRALTMLLLLLVTCLAGRLLAGYGQLTIYPSMEAWQLRGWEWCTFAAFITYIGMPLWMEGKDRLWNSWR; encoded by the coding sequence ATGCACCACTCCGGCTTCCGTGCGCTGCATCCGCTGCCGAGCTTCATCTACTTCACAGGGGTGATGCTGCTGTCGATGCTGCTCCTTCATCCGGTATTCCTGACCGCCTCCGCGCTGCTGCTCGTTGCGGTCGGCTATCGTCTGGCTGCATTCACGAGTCTGTTGCGAACGGTCGGTCCGCTGCTGGCGCTCGGCGTCGTGCTGTTCGTGCTCAATCCGCTGTTCTCCCATCGCGGGGAGCATATTCTGTTCTACATGTGGGAGCAGCCGATTACGCTCGAGGCGGTATGCTTCGGACTAACGATAGGGCTGTCTACGCTATCGCTCATGCTCGTCTTCCTCAGCTACAGCAAGGTGATGAGCTCGGATAAGTTCCTCTACTTGTTCGCCTCGATCTGGCCGAAGGGCTCGCTCGTCGTCGTCATGGGGATGCGGTTCGTTCCTCTGTTGAAGGACAGGCTTCGGGCGATCAGTCATACGCAGCAGACGAAGGGGATCGGCATTACCGAGGGACCGCTACGCAAAAGAGCCAGCGACGGCATGAAGCTGCTGCAGATTCTGCTCACCTGGTCGCTGGAGGATGCGCTGCAGACGGCTGACTCGATGAAGGCGCGAGGCTTCGGCATGCGTACGCGAAGCACGTACCGCACGTACCGGATGCGGTCGAAGGATTGGCGTGCTTTGACGATGCTGCTGCTCCTGCTTGTGACTTGCCTGGCCGGAAGATTGCTCGCAGGCTATGGGCAGCTGACGATCTATCCGTCTATGGAGGCGTGGCAGTTGAGAGGATGGGAATGGTGTACATTTGCTGCGTTCATCACGTATATCGGGATGCCGCTCTGGATGGAGGGGAAGGATCGACTATGGAACAGCTGGCGATAA
- a CDS encoding ECF transporter S component — MSRARIAFVVCIMVFLLGLGLISTVGSDQYLLISFVLILAAMAPFFIRFELRELQAREVVLIALLAAIAAVSRVPFAALPSVQPTSFVIIVSALVFGAESGFLIGAFAALISNMFLGQGPWTPWQMFAWGMMGWTAGALRTPFRLSGNRWALLLFGFVWGMLFGWIMNFWTVAGLAAEGHWEGMAAVYAASLLFELAHAASNVFFLALFAKPWLRILERFRRKYGLLSG, encoded by the coding sequence ATGTCTCGAGCTCGTATAGCGTTCGTCGTCTGTATAATGGTGTTCCTGCTCGGACTCGGGCTGATCTCGACCGTGGGGAGTGATCAATACTTGCTCATCAGTTTCGTACTCATCCTCGCTGCGATGGCGCCGTTCTTCATCCGCTTCGAGCTGCGCGAGCTGCAGGCGCGGGAGGTGGTGCTCATTGCGCTGCTGGCGGCGATCGCGGCGGTCAGCCGCGTGCCGTTCGCCGCGCTGCCGAGCGTGCAGCCGACGAGCTTCGTCATTATCGTCTCGGCGCTCGTGTTCGGCGCGGAGAGCGGCTTCCTGATCGGGGCGTTCGCCGCGCTCATCTCGAACATGTTTCTCGGGCAAGGGCCGTGGACGCCTTGGCAGATGTTCGCCTGGGGGATGATGGGGTGGACAGCGGGTGCGCTCCGCACACCCTTCAGACTGTCGGGCAACCGATGGGCGCTGCTGCTGTTCGGCTTCGTATGGGGCATGCTGTTCGGCTGGATCATGAACTTCTGGACGGTTGCCGGACTTGCGGCTGAGGGCCATTGGGAAGGGATGGCGGCGGTGTATGCCGCAAGCCTCCTGTTCGAGCTGGCGCATGCTGCAAGTAACGTGTTCTTCCTCGCGCTGTTCGCGAAGCCGTGGCTGCGTATTCTGGAGCGGTTCAGGCGGAAGTACGGGCTGCTGAGCGGATGA
- a CDS encoding ABC transporter ATP-binding protein, with protein MEQLAINELQFTYPDQPEPVLRHVNLSVRRGELIVLAGPSGCGKTTLLRLLKAELQPVGRLEGEIRFRGKLLGEHEPAELACRIGLVQQQPDNQLVMDRVLQELAFGLENMGVPADAMRRRIAELVHYFGMESWLHQSVHTLSGGQKQTVNLVAALLLQPEVLLLDEPTAQLDPVASKDFLQMLRRLNEELGVTIILTEHRLEELSGMADRLVVLGRDGTITYAGPPRSWIGQLHREGSQRYEPYMPGIARLYLAVQEHRKQGAASLHGMGAEAAAGGAAEVHEAADAHIPLSVREGRQWLQSLCEAPVEPADVATAADSARNTRRPADDVASRATGMARTDTERADHAGRASSLSRPDASPAAHTRQLEQASRKQALLDCRELTFSYADRRQPVLRQLDLQVTEGTFLAIVGGNGSGKSTLLRLMAGLEKPAAGDIRLGGQSLRRMSGDAKYKTIGYLAQNAMAYFIEDTVGAELQRAMERSPADNRESRLHELLERFELRHVLERHPHDLSGGELQRAALVGVLLSGPRLLLLDEPTKGIDPLQKQSWGQLLTELNQEGVTIVMVTHDIEFAASYAIECAMLFNGEIAAQEEAADFFRDNHFYTTAVHRAARDLCPNGVTYEEVLKRCLELV; from the coding sequence ATGGAACAGCTGGCGATAAATGAGCTTCAATTCACGTACCCGGATCAGCCGGAGCCGGTGCTGCGGCACGTGAATCTGTCTGTGCGTCGAGGTGAGCTCATTGTGCTCGCCGGGCCGTCGGGCTGCGGCAAGACGACGCTGCTCCGTCTGTTGAAGGCCGAGCTGCAGCCGGTCGGTCGGCTTGAGGGGGAGATTCGCTTCCGGGGCAAGCTGCTCGGCGAGCATGAGCCAGCGGAGCTCGCTTGTCGCATCGGCCTCGTGCAGCAGCAGCCGGACAATCAGCTGGTGATGGATCGAGTGCTGCAGGAGCTTGCCTTTGGGCTTGAAAATATGGGCGTGCCCGCGGATGCGATGCGCCGCCGTATTGCCGAGCTCGTCCATTACTTCGGAATGGAGAGCTGGCTGCACCAATCGGTCCATACGTTGTCGGGTGGACAGAAGCAGACGGTTAATCTGGTCGCGGCGTTACTGCTGCAGCCGGAGGTGCTGCTGCTGGATGAGCCGACGGCTCAGCTCGATCCGGTCGCGTCCAAAGATTTCCTGCAAATGCTCCGTCGGCTGAACGAGGAGCTCGGTGTGACGATTATTCTGACCGAGCATCGGCTGGAGGAGCTGAGTGGGATGGCGGATCGGCTGGTGGTGCTGGGCAGGGACGGCACGATCACGTATGCTGGTCCGCCGAGAAGCTGGATCGGACAGCTTCACCGTGAAGGCTCACAGCGGTATGAGCCGTACATGCCGGGTATCGCTCGATTGTATCTGGCTGTGCAGGAGCATCGGAAGCAGGGGGCGGCTTCGCTCCACGGGATGGGCGCAGAGGCTGCTGCTGGTGGTGCTGCTGAGGTGCACGAAGCGGCGGACGCGCACATTCCGTTAAGTGTGCGGGAGGGACGGCAGTGGCTGCAATCGCTGTGTGAGGCACCTGTTGAGCCGGCCGACGTAGCGACTGCAGCAGACTCGGCGCGTAACACTAGAAGGCCTGCAGACGACGTTGCAAGTCGTGCCACGGGTATGGCGCGTACTGATACAGAACGTGCCGACCACGCAGGTCGTGCCTCAAGCTTATCGCGTCCCGATGCCTCGCCCGCAGCCCACACGCGCCAGCTGGAGCAAGCATCCCGCAAGCAAGCGCTGCTCGACTGCCGCGAGCTGACGTTCAGCTACGCGGACCGCAGACAGCCCGTGCTGCGACAGCTCGACCTTCAGGTGACGGAAGGCACGTTCCTCGCCATTGTCGGGGGGAACGGCTCCGGGAAGTCGACGCTGCTGAGGCTGATGGCGGGACTCGAGAAGCCTGCGGCTGGCGACATACGGCTCGGCGGGCAATCGCTGAGGCGCATGAGCGGGGACGCGAAGTACAAGACCATCGGCTACTTGGCGCAAAATGCGATGGCGTATTTCATCGAGGACACGGTCGGTGCTGAGCTGCAGCGTGCGATGGAGCGTTCGCCAGCTGACAACCGCGAATCGCGGCTGCACGAGCTGCTCGAGCGGTTCGAGCTGCGGCACGTGCTGGAGCGGCACCCGCATGACTTGAGCGGCGGCGAGCTGCAGCGTGCCGCCCTTGTTGGTGTGCTGCTATCCGGACCGCGGCTGCTGCTGCTGGACGAGCCGACGAAGGGGATCGACCCGCTGCAGAAGCAGTCGTGGGGGCAGCTGCTGACCGAGCTGAATCAAGAGGGAGTCACCATCGTGATGGTGACGCACGATATTGAATTTGCGGCGTCTTATGCGATCGAGTGTGCGATGCTGTTCAATGGTGAGATCGCGGCGCAGGAGGAGGCGGCCGATTTTTTCCGCGACAACCATTTCTACACGACGGCGGTTCATCGTGCTGCCCGCGACCTGTGTCCCAACGGTGTGACGTATGAGGAGGTGCTGAAGCGATGTCTCGAGCTCGTATAG